In Callithrix jacchus isolate 240 chromosome 18, calJac240_pri, whole genome shotgun sequence, one DNA window encodes the following:
- the VANGL2 gene encoding vang-like protein 2, with the protein MDTESQYSGYSYKSGHSRSSRKHRDRRDRHRSKSRDGSRGDKSVTIQAPGEPLLDNESTRGDERDDNWGETTTVVTGTSEHSISHDDLTRIAKDMEDSVPLDCSRHLGVAVGATLALLSFLTPLAFLLLPPLLWREELEPCGTACEGLFISVAFKLLILLLGSWALFFRRPKASLPRVFVLRALLMVLVFLLVVSYWLFYGVRILDARERSYQGVVQFAVSLVDALLFVHYLAVVLLELRQLQPQFTLKVVRSTDGASRFYNVGHLSIQRVAVWILEKYYHDFPVYNPALLNLPKSVLAKKVSGFKVYSLGEENSTNNSTGQSRAVIAAAARRRDNSHNEYYYEEAEHERRVRKRRARLVVAVEEAFTHIKRLQEEEQKNPREVMDPREAAQAIFASMARAMQKYLRTTKQQPYHTMESILQHLEFCITHDMTPKAFLERYLAAGPTIQYHKERWLAKQWTLVSEEPVTNGLKDGIVFLLKRQDFSLVVSTKKVPFFKLSEEFVDPKSHKFVMRLQSETSV; encoded by the exons ATGGACACCGAGTCCCAGTACTCGGGATACTCCTACAAGTCGGGCCACTCCCGCAGCTCCCGCAAGCACAG GGACCGCCGGGACCGACACCGCTCTAAGAGTCGAGATGGGAGTCGAGGGGACAAGTCGGTGACAATCCAGGCTCCTGGGGAGCCCCTGCTGGACAATGAATCCACACGAGGGGATGAGCGG GATGACAACTGGGGGGAAACAACGACAGTAGTAACGGGCACCTCAGAGCACAGCATCTCCCATGATGACCTCACACGCATCGCCAAGGACATGGAGGACAGTGTCCCGCTGGACTGCTCCCGTCACCTGGGTGTGGCGGTGGGGGCCACCCTGGCGCTGCTCTCTTTCCTCACACCGCTGGCCTTCCTGCTGCTGCCCCCACTGCTGTGGCGGGAGGAGCTGGAGCCCTGCGGGACGGCCTGCGAGGGCCTCTTCATCTCCGTGGCCTTCAAGCTGCTCATCCTGCTGCTGGGCAGCTGGGCTCTGTTCTTCCGCCGGCCCAAGGCCTCGCTGCCCCGCGTCTTTGTGCTGCGTGCCCTGCTCATGGTGCTGGTCTTCCTGCTCGTGGTCTCCTACTGGCTCTTCTATGGTGTGCGCATCCTGGATGCCCGGGAGCGCAGCTACCAGGGCGTGGTGCAGTTCGCCGTGTCGCTGGTGGACGCCCTCCTTTTCGTGCACTACCTGGCCGTGGTCCTGCTGGAGCTGCGCCAGCTCCAGCCTCAGTTCACGCTTAAGGTCGTGCGCTCCACCGATGGCGCCAGCCGCTTCTACAACGTTGGCCACCTCAG CATCCAGCGCGTGGCAGTGTGGATCCTGGAGAAGTATTACCATGACTTCCCTGTCTACAACCCTGCCCTCCTCAACCTGCCCAAGTCCGTCTTGGCCAAGAAAGTGTCTGGCTTCAAGGTGTATTCCCTCGGAGAGG AAAACAGCACCAACAACTCCACTGGCCAGTCTCGGGCTGTGATCGCAGCGGCAGCTCGGAGGCGGGACAACAGTCACAATGAGTACTACTATGAGGAGGCGGAGCATGAGCGAAGGGTGCGCAAGAGGAGGGCCAG GCTTGTAGTGGCAGTGGAGGAGGCCTTTACTCACATTAAGCGGCTGcaggaagaggagcagaagaaCCCCAGGGAGGTGATGGACCCCCGGGAGGCAGCCCAAGCCATCTTTGCATCCATGGCCCGTGCCATGCAGAAGTACCTTCGGACCACCAAGCAGCAGCCCTACCACACCATGGAGAGCATCCTGCAGCACCTTGAATTCTGCATCACGCACGACATGACGCCCAAG GCCTTCTTGGAGCGATACTTGGCGGCTGGGCCTACCATCCAGTACCACAAGGAACGCTGGCTGGCCAAACAGTGGACACTGGTGAGCGAGGAGCCGGTGACCAACGGGCTCAAGGATGGCATTGTCTTCCTCTTAAAACGCCAGGACTTTAGCCTGGTGGTCAGCACCAAGAAGGTCCCGTTCTTCAAACTCTCTGAGGAATTTGTGGATCCCAAGTCGCACAAGTTTGTCATGAGGCTGCAGTCTGAGACCTCAGTGTGA